atggatcagtaaaaattttaagattttggttaggaggagctacagatgtgttgcctttatcattcatactagaaacaaagatagtattattatcaatcaaatcttgaattttaccctttaaagcaaaacatttttcagtatcatgcccaggttgacaatgaaattgacaaaaagatttgttatcaaaatagggtgaattaatctttgtaggatcaatttgctttataggagggagagtaagcacattttgttccaataacttattcataatactatgcaatgattcattcaaaggagtaaactttctttctttcttgaaaaacttagaaataggaggcacacctgatgctgcattcacattgttgttgatgatgttttcattgaatttaatggactctctgttcagtttaaactttccaaatggttgttgactactatcacctttatcactcagagccataggattttcttgttccatttgactcacagtcagttgataattgtgaagagttgcacacaactgttggaaagaagtaaactcagaaaatagaagtttgtctcgaatatctttttgtaaattagaaataaagattctttgaatatcattatcaagcacaggaaaagagatttgagcatacaaatgcttatatctaccaatgaaatcagtcactttttctttaacaccttgtttacaatgcattaaatcaatcaaagtaactttaggacttatattgttttgaaattgttgaataaaagcatttgcaagttgttcgaaagaagtaatagaataagaaggaaatgagcaataccattgtagggctttatttcttaatgttctagtaaacagttttgcaagcaacctttggtcataagcaaaatcggtacatattgtttgaaaagtcttaacatgtgttagaggatcacctttaccattataaagctccaaatgcgggatttcaacatgtttaggagggatagctcgaacaatgtcaagagaaagtgggctcgcaacatcaaatgtgggcacactaaacttagattgattcatagaggcaatttgttgctgtaaagaagagacagtttgtgcaagattgttaatggtcgcttcagtcgaagagttcatattagatgtgttagattgtgatggaggtattatgttattgaaagaaggtattgattgagagtaaggtggcgggacactatgatagttagtcataggagatgattggaaaagaggagcactacaaggaggaatggaatggttgaatgaattgcccccttgcgtcatgttcatttgtgaagatgtgatagggacactcattgaaggaatgaatgaagaagtcggattgaatgaaggaagaggcttaattgaagaggaaggattgcccccatgactggtgatcatagggggaatgtcttgtatagaagtagtcattatgtttgatgtaaaagtaggtatgctagcaatagaagttgtcaaaggaatagaatgattgacttgagtaggaggttgtgtataacccaaagttttggcacaactcttcataggcatcacattcgaatccacaatgtgtgcaataccacgcaaaatatcaattccattcttatcactttgaaccatatgttttagaccctcaattaaagaaagagcttgactatcaggatactcttgagacatccattgctgaaaatcatcaaattggttatccaatttcgaaagttgttctacagaaacctcatggagagcttcttcatcattaggagaattagaggaattacccgtgtcctcgttaaaaaggctattcaaattaggttccatttcctcggtaattaaaccttggacagacttaattctaatgcttcgtctaacgggaatagtgtaagtagggcttattgttgtaaaactcatgcactagagagggagagaagattttgaatttagaggtagcaaatttcaataaaatcagccaaactcctagatttaggctgttaaatgcaatcacgacaatctcctgaaatttcagaaaaaatgtcagggaccgtggcgctcagggtgcacacggtcctcgcaactttttttgaaattttcagagatgaaagttatgatgattttaaagctaatctgaaaaaattgagttatTTTACGATCTgtggataggccaaattaaagttgcaatctcaaaattgaaccctaccaagattgttgaaaaatgcaaaatttgaattttgaaaaagagagggaaactgaaattttgaattttatgattttagagggaataccaaaagcaatgcaagttttgaattttaaaagttgactcaatttcatgcaaaattcaattttgaaagcggaaatcaaagttagtgtaattaaacacttaatttcaaaagtcacaaattgcaagaatttgaataaagcactgaaattttgaatgaatgccaacacactttttagatttaggacagtaagaacacaattttgacacaaaatttcaatttcaataatttttgaatgattaggagccttaatccaagcaatcactagaccaactttgactttaattttgaaagtgttgtaattgataaaattagccaaaattctggattttagcagaaaaatacagtaagatctaactcccgaaatttcagaaaaaatgtcggggacgatggcactcggggtgcacacggtcctcgcaacttttttccaaatttttagggatgaaagattttatgattttgttgcagaatccaaagttacagctgatttggaaatgttttgatcagtgaaattatcagtcaaaggttgaatcaagagggtttcaaaaattagggttttgacacttaaccacttaattttcaaaattaaagcacagatatgatttgaaaATTTGTAGTAAAAGGGTAGATCTGAGACAAGcactaacaattaaacatttcacaagctcaatttctaaaaagaaaatttagggtttttatgcaattaacctctaaaatttgcaaaagatcaaacatggaaatgtaatcaaggcatccaattttcagatgtagtcatgaataatcagaaaggatgttcacgtcaggttcaccaaaatgtaaagcagaaaatcacgagcgaaccccaagtgttcccccccaccactctgaggagaggggaaggaggtcactagggttgacggttttcacttaggagagactttacattcaaaagaggggtcaaaacccacaagatccaatcccacacaatgcaagattggattctaaatgagtttcaagggttaagacagcaaggctaccctcttttgtaaagaatgtagatagaaggattaagctaggaatgcatgaaaagtgagaaagattcacttataaatagagataggaatataggatgaagctgcggacctggaattagcagtaaaatgtcgagacggcactgtcctacaaatttaaGTGAAAGTTAACGCgatgatggcacccggcgtgcacacggtcctccgaaaaatccgcgaaacaaagggggatctgttcgtctctacacaaggattccagatcttcaattacagttgcgtacctgcaacctacacatagaaaagagaggacgattggggggttagggattaggggtttgcccttaggtcaaaccccggttttggaattaaccaagaaatgagaaatgttgtaaatgtaaatgattgtaatgtaaacaagtactgataccttgttgtaagaatgtttgtattcttacatgcgaaggcgtaattgttgttgtatgttgtatgttgtatgtgatatcctcttcaatggttgaatccttgtcttgaatgcaacacttagccttgaatggagacttagaatgatcaattgcttgaaggaatgcttgaatgcttgaatgcttgaatgtttgaatatcgcttctgccttttttccatcataccaaaatgggagaggaaatgtagtttatatacttgccaattagggttaaaagattgatttttccgaccttaggccgaccaggaaagattattttccaatttgcaaacataaagacccgagacccaaaagagaccgggcccaaaaataggaccagggaccagggcactgggcgccatggtcctgggggaccagggcactgggcgccctagtcctgaaggaccagggcactgggcgccatggtcccacctccagggacaatagggtgcaaggaggatcaggccagggtgttgaaaaatgcagtttttgatgtcatgaacaagtttcggggtctccattcaggttccgtgttgcatcgccatcgtgaagactcaaatgtggtcaaaattgcaagtgtcgcaattttaggatgctacactagccaaataaattcattgtgaacccttctcAAAACGTATCTGATAACCTCATCCTTGAATTTCGGTATGTACAGGATACCGGTTAAccttagatcctcaattgctttgaattccagtttgatggttctagagtcccctagtatcatagattgatatatgattttgatgtcttcagtgcccaaatcctcaaggttgcagtgaatgtatgccctcacatcttcgacatacattacgccgtcaggaaccctagaaaatgctctcgcAAAGttttcctttttagcaattttgggaacctccttaaatactggcctcaacctatccttgacttcgacaatggtggTATTTTCAATAAAAGTAGGAGATGAAGATCCAGGTGCCATGTCAAAAAAAACCTGAAAGTGAATGTTGGTGGAAGATTGATAACTACTCAAAAGCTTTTCACAATGCTTTTGCTCACTCTTGAATTGCCTCTActtcgctctgaatgcttgaatgctcggtgagtgaaaatgaattcacttaccttctttaatagaaaataaaaccctaattttttgtaataaatgcttcaccaacaaccctatggatgtcggtttcatagttaTGTGCtaggtgaaccttcatcgatgatgtacacaattctccagatctcttctagggtaatatgcaaaatttagcaatgactttgccaacccctaaggcttatgccctAGTTACAGGTGGAATTTCATGTCGGTGgaggaatactctgttctactggtggagttactggtatagatccatctccacttggttcttcagattttccaacccatctcttggtgtgatcttgttgtatttcatctactttctgctttcctttctcattatctttatcattattaaccgatTGATTCTTGCTTTTGTAATACTTAGcagtatgacctattttgttgcatgcataacatgtaacattgttcttttgaattgctttgacatatccggtatcatttcttgacctacaatgattagaaaaatgtccaaactttccacatgcatgacatttaagattcattctgcaatcttctgatctatgaccatatttcttgtagtttgtgcattgaccaggaaaaAAATTGTAGTTTTAATCTAccttatttctatattgtttagccatatgcccaaatttattgcaaacaaaacatttaccattcaatttataagcattagattgccttaccagtttcctctgttcAAATGAGTTATGCATgttggttgtctgatcttcatttgccgtactagagctttcaccttctACAAATCCAAGtcatctagaatcatcaatctatctttgtcttttcagtaagtcatccaattgtgcaacactgatgctaaaattttctttatactcacttgtagtagtgagatcatctctcagagtggttacttgtctttcaagttcttgttcattgttctaggagtgtgccaaaacaattctcaaaagattattctcatgagtcaatctgccacattcatcaaatttgttcataAGAGATATAACccgattatcttccttcttctttctatcctcaatatcttttgataacctcatagtcagatcttacatttcattcttcatgagcatgtttgcttgacttagtttttgactTTGTTCCTTAAGAGCGTTTTTCTCCCTATCATCCGATTGTtgtaaaagttcttttctcttggcttgagcagatgataacctttcttgcaggataagaatgaattcatttgcataattcaattcttcttgcaatttcaagttttttatcctttcaacatcataatcctcaagagccatctcaagttgcttctccatagccatgtacaaatattttggtttcaggatcttcctcaagctattaaacttcttctgaggtaccaagctctgataccaattgttgggatccaagaacactaaaacGGGAGGTTAACCAATGTTCTGTTGGAATGAACTGTTTTTAacttctagaccatgcatatataaaccggtcAGCAAATAAgactataacaagaagcaaataaaccatccacataaatgaacaccataacacacaaagtttatatgtggaaaacctcaatgacgaaaaaaccatggtgggatttgtgacccacgatatcaattcactggccatatgaaaaaatattacatataacaggggcttgcacttgcaggaaggcacaccgactagagcatactgctcatcactaaagagcctcactgactacaagctttctgccaaaggaAATTACTAAAAaggaactcaagaatgcatctgctatgccaaatagagttccggttctggttctgctctgtactagttcataaaTTCTGAACTACTactagtatctcttctcctccaagaatgatttccaagctatctatatatcattgcatgatatactactcgcatacaaaatgatctccatacatatatttcacatcatacagctctactatattctcctatatccacacatttcatatgtCTTTCTACTTACAAAAGTaacctagcaaactgacctatatacctattacaaatgatatgccttatgtccgcttacaatatatttacaaaaatgtcgaccttgacaataataattactaaatgatttaagtaaaccctccttgatgtcggcttccaaagaagtattgatgtcggtgccgatgtagccctgaatgctccaaaactgatatctgtcggtatatgcctcctagttccgatttatgacttccatcatatcttgttgccatcaatgacaataaaatgaatccaatgagtgtcaattgccaatagtttgTTGGTCTTTTGTGTGCTTTGGCTTATTTTTTTGGCTGGGTGTGCACCCCTCATGGACCCCAAACAATTTCTTTTGAATAATTATGTAAAAGGTTTGGGCCTATCCCAAGTTAATCAATCAAAACAAATGCCTACAAAAGCATACAAATTTGACAAACCATATCTTGATAATGGAAGAGCAAGTCGAATGAAATGAGTTTGTAGTAATTTATTAttcaaatatattataaaatagatGGATGTAAAGGATAACACACTTTCAATATGCCAATCAATATTTTTTAGTAAACtaaataatagattttttttttaatgagatGCATATTGTACATTAGTCAACATTTTAGGTAACCACTTTGAGATTATTAGATCTCTAAATTTATAGTTTACAAAAGAATATTTCCTAATAGCACCAATATTCTAATATGCATTGTAGGTTTGAAACTCTAAAAGAAGCAGATCCATTTTGTACTCTAATATCATAATACCCTTGTCcctaaaataaaactaaaactagaaGATATCATAGTACTCCTGAGCAGAAAATTAAAGTCAATACAGGGGATTCAAATGTCCTTCCCATCAGTTCAGCAACCACAAGCTAGCGGGAAATCAGATATGCACATCTTGTTTTACTGATCGACTGTTATCAACTGCATTCCCACAAAGATTGTTGCAATAAACTTTCAGGGAGAAGCATTAACATAAacaaaaaaatttctatttttagataACTATAAAATATAACTGCTAAGCCTTTCAAGAAGTAAGACGAAAACTAAACAATTTGAAAGTGAAGAATTGTCGAAGCAACTAACCAGTGGTCGTTGATGTGGATGAGTGAAATGTAAAATGAGGGCTGTAGTTCAAACTCCAACTACATGTCTGGGAACCCGTAACTCCATAGAAAGCTCTGATTTTGAGGGCCCTAATACAACGCCATAGTGTATCCCACCATATTATGAGTAAAACTGTTGCACCAAATCCAATCCCCCACCCCAATCCCACCGCAACCACTGGGACATGGTCATCTACTATGCTCCACACTGACTTCCTCACATATGGTGGTGGTTGTGGTGGGGGAACCAGCGTATCCTTTTTGCACTTTGGAAGAGGGTAGCCACACAAACATGGTGGGTTTCCCTGGTAGAATATTGTGTCAAAAGTTGCAAACTGCGGTCCTCCTAGTATTTGCCCACACAGACTGTTGAAAGAGACATTGAAATAGCTCAAGAGATACAATTTAGATAGTTCTTGGGGTATCTTCCCACTCAAATAATTTCGAGACAAGTCTAACTGTTCCAAGGTTGATATTTCTCCCAGAGATGCCGGTATCCCACCTTTCAGATGATTTCCACTTAGATTTAACAACCTCATCTGAGATAGACTGCTGATGCCTGCCGGTATTTCCCCACTTAAATTGTTGTTTGAAAGATCAAGTATGGTGTTTGTTGCTAGCACATATACTAGTGAATATACATTTCCTTTCATTGTTACGCTCGGTAGATCCTCATACAGTGTACTACCATTCACTTGTGAAATTTCAGGGTTTTTAAATCCCTGCAGGGCCTCCAGAGCAGAAGGAATTTTTCCATAAAATTTGTTACCGGATAAGTCCAACACTTGCAATCTGCTGAGATTGTTGATGCATAGAGGAATACTCCCCTTGAGCTCATTTGAGCCAAGACTTATAACTCTCAATTCTAGACAATTTTAGCAAGCAAGCCTGAAGGAAAGTCACCTGTCAATCTGTTGTTGCTGAAATCAAGAAGCTTAAGCTGTTTGCAATTGCCTAACGATGCAGGCAGGGTTCCAGAAAAGTTGTTAGAATGAGCAGATAGAACTTCCATAGAAGAAGAAAATTCAATTTCTAGATCCCCATAGAATGCATTATTGGACAGCTTTAGCCTCTTTAGGGATGTACAGTTACCCAGCGTTACTAGAATTATTCCGGAAAAAAGGTTTTTTGACAGTATCAGATCAGTTAGATGATTGCACTTCCCTACGGATTGCGGAATTTCTCCCATTAGCTGATTATCAGATACATCTAATAACTGTAGTGAAATCAGCCCACCAATGCTCTGAGGAATACCACCAGAAAGTTTATTGTTGTAGAAGACAAGCTGATTAAGATTCTTTAGCTAACCAATGCTTTGAGGTATAGGTCCAGTAAGATTGTTTCTATACGCATGCAGCGTCTTCAAAGATTGCATCTCTCCTATGGCAAGTGGAATTTTCCcattgaaattgttttgggtaagGCACCTGTTAATCTGTTTGTACCCAGAGTCAAATAGATGAGCTTGTTCAGATTTCCTATCTCCTCTGGAACGGCTCCGTTGAACTCATTTATACCAAGTTGTAAAGAAGTCAATTGGGTCATATTCAAAACGGCATCTGGAAATCTGCCTTCAAAAAGATTTTCATTTAAAGCAAGGGTTGTTAAAGGAAGCTTCGCGATACTCATGGGCAGTGTTCCTTTGATTTGGTTTCTTGAAATATCAATCCATTCAAGATTACTGCAATTGCCCAATTCTTGTGGAATATGGCCAGTTAGATTTATGGTGATATACAATGATAATTGAAAAAGCTCTTTCAATTTTCCCAGTTCAGGTGGTATGGGGCCAGACAGCACGTTATCAGACAGAAACAATACTTCAAGGGAAGAACAATTAGCTAAGGATGCTAGGATTTGTGACATGAACTTGTTAGACTGCAAGTAAAGTCTCTGTAACTTGTCCAGCCTACCCAGTTCAGAGGGAATGCTTCCAGTCAACAAGTTGTGGGAAAATGCAATAAACCACAACTCAGAGCAATTACTGATAGAAAGAGGGATATTACCAGTGAGCAAGTTGCCTTCAAAGTAGAGATATGATAGACCTTTTATCGAGCCCAAAACAGGAGGAATTGAACCCATGAGATTGTTGTAGCCAATGCTCAATTCAAGGAGAGAGGTGCAGTTGCTCAGAGAAATTGAAATCCTTCCACGTAGATCATTGCTCTCCAAGAATAGACTCTCCAGCATGCCCAGGTGGCCAAACTCTGGTGGTATTGTCCCAGTCAAATTGTTTTCACCTAGTGAAATCACTTGAAGACGTGTGCAGTTGCTCAGAGAAATTGGAATGCTTCCAGTCAGACGGTTATAGGACAAGCGGAGTTGCTCTAGCTTACTCAGACTACCATAATCTGCAGGTATGCTCTCAGTCAAATTGTTTTTGGAAAGTCTAATCTGCCGAAGGTGTGTGCAGCTCGAGAGAGATTTGGGGATGAAACCTTCCAGTCCATTATAACTAAGGTCTACAATACTTAAGGCTTTCAGTTGGCCAAGCTCAGGTGGAATCTTTCCCGTGAAAGAATTATTAGTGAGATTCAAAATGTGTAGTAAGGAGAGGGCTCCTATGGAAGGAGAAATGGTACCTTCCAACCCCATGTGAGGGATAATCACGACCACAACTCTATTGGTACACTTTCTACAGAAAACACCGTTCCAGGAGCACATGTTTTCTGCATTGGTAGAAACCCAGGTGGAGAGAGACTGCAAGGGGTCTACTGTAATGCCATCTCTGAAAGTGAGTAGACTCTCCTGGTCCCTCTTATCGAAAGCATCATTCTCTGGTAGCATACGACCTTTCACAACATTAGAAAACGTTCCATCCACTCTAGGGCTATGCAAAGGGAAGAGATGAGAAGAATAGGAATTGTTGTTATTCGGTTTTGCATTGGCAGGGGTTATGGCGAATACCACAGCCAAGCCTACCCAGAAGATTTGGATCAACATGCCTTCACTCATTTGCATGCTTGAAATTCCTAAACAAAGGATACCACATGAATTAAGCGCAGCACAGCGGCCATCATAATATAGGCTAGAAATCATTCAAGTCATGaaaactattttatattattttaagattacgttataataatattattatattattattaatgatTTGGTTTAATTAAGGCTGTTGTTTTTTTAATAGATGTTCAGACCTGCGATAATGGTAGCTTATCAAGAGCATGAAGTGGGAGCTGAAATCTCTTCGATTAAGAATCAAAGACTGAAAGGTATCCATTCAGTCAATGAATTCCATTACATCAAAGACCCATTGACTAAGactgctattttaattaaataagatATGATTTTCATTTATAATCAACTTGGATTAGGATTCCATGATGGTCGGGACTGAGATTAAGATTGTGGATCAAATAGGGATAGGTTAAGGTTTACAGTTTTGGTAGCATTTAGTTAAGGTTATGTTTAGTGGGTGAAGGCAGAAAGAATTTCCTCAAATTCACTTCGGTTGTTTACTGGGTCAAGGCGTGAGTGCACTCCAAAATCCCTTGGAAAGAAAGCGTTTGTAAGCATTCGTTGTCTTAATGCCGTATTAACTAGAGTCCTATATCATGCTCTTTGAGTCAAGCGCCTTGGTATGAACGGCAACGACTATTCAACATTCTAAAGTTTGAACACCACTTCCAAACACACCGAACTGGAATGAATCTGCACGCAAAAAAATATGAAGAACTTGTGGTAAGCATGAAGTCTCCTAGCTATGCTACCTGCTTTGTGAGCTATATACTATATAAGTTAAAAAACATTCACGACTTTAGTCAACAAAAGTTGTTATCCACGCACGTTAAAGAAGTCTTCACACCGAGAGAAAATTCTGATCGCTGGTCAAAATATTCATAGTGATAGAGTTTTTGAATTCAGTGAGACATTGGAGTGGTCTTGGTGAAGAGACGATTTCGATGTGACGATTGGTTGGTCTTGCCGAAAAAAGTCCCTTGTTTTTGTGACATTAGAGTTCGGTGAGACAAATTGAGCAGATTTAACCAAAGTGGTGGATTTCTCTAATATCGATAAGACATTTGTGAAGTCTTGGGAACATTATAGGATTTTCAATGTGACATCCATGTTTGATGAGACACTCAAAGGGGATTACAAAGGTCATTCTCTTAGGCCAATAAGCCAATTTCGATGAGACATTGGGTTAGTCTTGGCGACAAAGATGTTTTTTGGTATGACATTGATGTTCAACGTGACAATTCAAGGAGCTAGCTAGAGTGATTTCCTCTACCGATGAAGACCATATTAGTGAGATTGTGCATGTTTCTTGGTGACAAGTGATGGTTTTTGGCATGACATCAGAGTTTGGTGGGATATGTCAAGGAGCCAACCAAAGTGATGTTTTACACCAATGAAGACCATATCGATAAGACTGTTGTGTGATCTTGGTGAAAAACTAAGATTTTGATGAGACTTTGATGTTTGATGAGACATGCTAGGAGATTGTTGAAGTCTTAACTCTTGTCGATAAGCCTTAAGGTGAAGGGAGGACCATGTTTGACCCATGTTGATCTTCCtaagattttgaggagactttgaTGTTCGATGAGATATACTAAGGAGATTGTAGAAGTCTTAATTCTTTCCGATAAATGAGATGAAGGGAGGGCCACATTTGACCCATGCTATTCTTGTTGAGATGTCTGGTGATGTATATAAACTCCTTGAAAGTTTTGTTCTCTAAAAAATATCCTGCCATGAAATGTATATCAGGGTTACTCATCTAATGCATGGGAAAATAGGTAACATTATATTCGAAATGAGTGTGGTTCTCCACATGCTTGGTGCAGCCCACACATTTACACCATCCCAGCCAACCTCGCTAGTAGTGAACACTTGCCTTGTAGATTGTTTTGCACCATCATATTTACCTCTTATTATTATAGAAAAGTAACATGATtaagacaaaggaaaacaaaacTTAAAACCAAgctccttcatgttttcttttaatttatttggCTATGGCTTCTGCAACTTTTCCTATGATTAGAATTAATAGGGGATTATTTTATAGATTTCTATTGCATAGGTGTCCATCACAGACAATAGAAAACATTAATGGCTTGCAGAGAATGTGACAAAACATGAAGGCCATATCAGACTCCTCCAAGTTTCTAGTCCCATCTACAGAGTTTCTTactttttatttatcttttttttgaattcaaatacTTGCAACACCGATATCTCTAGAACTTTGTGAAACTATTTGTGATGCTACTTGTTAGGCATAAAAATAtatcaatttgaaaaaaaaatattaggtTTGATTGAAAAATCTAGTATTACCATATGACAAATATAAGAAATCATTCTAATAGGTTATGGATATCCATCAAACCATGAtggaagattttggttaggaaaaAAACCTGTCTGCAAGAAAGAACTTAAAATATTGTTATTTCCTATACCATAAGAAGATGTTTTCCCCCTTCTTTCTTCTCGGTTCTTTTTTT
This genomic stretch from Cryptomeria japonica chromosome 8, Sugi_1.0, whole genome shotgun sequence harbors:
- the LOC131040201 gene encoding receptor-like protein 9DC3 — encoded protein: MKGNVYSLVYVLATNTILDLSNNNLSGEIPAGISSLSQMRLLNLSGNHLKGGIPASLGEISTLEQLDLSRNYLSGKIPQELSKLYLLSYFNVSFNSLCGQILGGPQFATFDTIFYQGNPPCLCGYPLPKCKKDTLVPPPQPPPYVRKSVWSIVDDHVPVVAVGLGWGIGFGATVLLIIWWDTLWRCIRALKIRAFYGVTGSQTCSWSLNYSPHFTFHSSTSTTTVDNSRSVKQDVHI
- the LOC131857600 gene encoding LRR receptor-like serine/threonine-protein kinase FLS2; amino-acid sequence: MISSLYYDGRCAALNSCGILCLGISSMQMSEGMLIQIFWVGLAVVFAITPANAKPNNNNSYSSHLFPLHSPRVDGTFSNVVKGRMLPENDAFDKRDQESLLTFRDGITVDPLQSLSTWVSTNAENMCSWNGVFCRKCTNRVVVVIIPHMGLEGTISPSIGALSLLHILNLTNNSFTGKIPPELGQLKALSIVDLSYNGLEGFIPKSLSSCTHLRQIRLSKNNLTESIPADYGSLSKLEQLRLSYNRLTGSIPISLSNCTRLQVISLGENNLTGTIPPEFGHLGMLESLFLESNDLRGRISISLSNCTSLLELSIGYNNLMGSIPPVLGSIKGLSYLYFEGNLLTGNIPLSISNCSELWFIAFSHNLLTGSIPSELGRLDKLQRLYLQSNKFMSQILASLANCSSLEVLFLSDNVLSGPIPPELGKLKELFQLSLYITINLTGHIPQELGNCSNLEWIDISRNQIKGTLPMSIAKLPLTTLALNENLFEGRFPDAVLNMTQLTSLQLGINEFNGAVPEEIGNLNKLIYLTLGTNRLTVTLGNCTSLKRLKLSNNAFYGDLEIEFSSSMEVLSAHSNNFSGTLPASLGNCKQLKLLDFSNNRLTGDFPSGLLAKIV